The DNA region GTCATCGCCGCGATCGCGCTCACCTTCGTGGGCGCCGCGCTCGGCGGCATCATCGGCTGGTCGACCGCGCCGAGCCGGTGGGGCCGATGGTGGGCCAACGGCCGCACGCGCCGCGGCTCGGTCCGCAGCCCCCGCTAGCCCCTCGGCCAACCGCCGCCCAATCGCCCCCGGCGACCCTTCGTCTCGTGCGTGGCACGGCGGCACTCATCCTGTACGTGCTGGCGGCAGCGTGCGCCGGGTGCGCAGGCGGGGGCGGTGGAGGCTCCGGGGCCTCCGTCGGCTCCGCGCCGCCGCCGTACTCGTCGAGCGCGCCGCCGCCCAGCACCCCGGTGACGGCGCCGGGCGGCCACCGGCATGCGCCGATCGTGGTCGTCTTCATGGAGAACCACGGCTACGCGGACGTCGTCGGCAACCCCTGCTGCCCCTACGAGACGCGGCTCACGCACGAGGGCACGCTCTTCACGCACTTCTACGGGGTCGCCTATCCGTCGAAGCCCAACTACCTCGCCTTCGGCGGCGGCGGCACCTTCGGGCAGGTGGGGAGCGACGACCCGCTCCCGCCCGTGTCCGGGCAGAGCGTGTTCGCGCAGATGTCGGCGCACGGCGTCGACTGGGGCGCGTGGGCGGAGAGCTACCCGGGCGGCCCCGGACACTGCTCGCTCGTGCCCACCGCGCCGGACTACGCCCTGCGGCACGTCGCGCCACTGCTCTTCGCCGACGTGGCCCAGACATCGCTCTGCAACCGCGTCACCGCCGTCGAGCCACGCCGGCTGCCCGCGTTCCTGTGGGTCACCCCCAACATGTGCAACGACGACCACGACTGCCCGCCGCCCGCCGGTGACCGCTGGCTGGCCGCCCACGTCCCGGCCTGGCTGCAGCAGGGCGCGCACGTGTTCATCACCTACGACACGGGCAACCCCGACACGACCAACGGCGGCGGGCACGTGTACGCGGTGCTCGTGGGCCACGGCGTCCCTCGCCGTGCCGACGGCCGGACGCTGAACGCCTACAGCGCGCTCGCCGGCGTCGAGCGGGCATTCCAGCTGCCGCTCCTCGGCGCCGCCCGCTCGGCCGCCGTGGTGCGGATGTGAGAGTCGGGCCGGGAGGTACTGTGCGCCGGTGGCCGACCCCTGTATCGAGCGCTACGCCGACCTGCTGGTGGACACCTGCACGCATGTCGAGCGGGGCTGGCAGGTGCTCGTGTGGGGCATGCCCGCCGCCCGGCCGCTGCTCGAGGCGATCATGCGCCGGCTCGGGCAGCGCGGCGCGTACCCGCTGCTGCGCCTGACGTTCGGCGGCGGCCTCGTGTATCACCGCGAGTGGCTGCGCATCGCGCCGCTGGAGCTGATCGGCGAGCCGGCGCCGCTCGATCTGCACGTGCTGAACAGCTGCGATGCGCTGATCGCGGTCTCGGCGCCGGAGAACACCCGCGACGGCAGCGACATTCCGGCGGAGCGGACGAGCGCGGTCAGCCGCGCCTACCGGCCGGCCGTCGAGCGCGTGAACGCCGCGACCTTCCCGTGGGTGATGTGCTGGTATCCGACGCCGGCGCTGGCGCAGGAGGCGGGGATGACCCTGGCCGCGTTCGAGGAGTTCCTGTACGGCGCGGTCCTGCTCGACTGGGAGGCCGAGCATGCCCGGCTGCAGCGCTACGCCGACCTGTTCGACGCGGCCGACGAGGTGCGGATCGTCGGCGACGGCACCGATCTGCGCCTGTCGCTGGCCGGCCGGCGGATGGAGGTGGACGCCGGCATGGGGAACATGCCCGGCGGGGAGTTCTTCGGGTGTCCCGTCGAGACGGCGGCCGAAGGGACGATCGCCTTCACCGAGTTCCCGGCCGTCCGGGCCGGCCGCGAGGTCCGCGGCATCCGCCTGCGCTTCTCCGGCGGCCGCGTCGTCGACGCGTCGGCGGAGAGCGGGGAGGAGTTCCTGCTGGAGACGCTCGACACGGACGCCGGCGCGCGGCGCATCGGCGAGCTCGGGATCGGCTGCAATCCCGGGATCACCCGGCACATGGGCAACGTCTACTTCGACGAGAAGATCGACGGCACCGTCCACCTCGCGCTCGGCTTCGGGTTCGCCGACATGGGCGGCACGAACGAGTCGGCCATCCACTGGGACATCGTCAAGGACATGCGCGCCGGCGGCCGGATCGAGCTCGACGGCAAGGTCGTTCAGGAGAGCGGCCGCTGGATCGCCTGACGGACGACGGTTAGGGTCGGCTCCGAGGAGGAGGTGCTCGGCCCGCTCGAGCCCGGCGAAGTTCGCGGTACGTCGACGGACGCCCGCCGCCGTGGTCGCGCTCGATCGCGAGGCCGCGCGCGCCG from Gaiellales bacterium includes:
- a CDS encoding aminopeptidase, whose amino-acid sequence is MADPCIERYADLLVDTCTHVERGWQVLVWGMPAARPLLEAIMRRLGQRGAYPLLRLTFGGGLVYHREWLRIAPLELIGEPAPLDLHVLNSCDALIAVSAPENTRDGSDIPAERTSAVSRAYRPAVERVNAATFPWVMCWYPTPALAQEAGMTLAAFEEFLYGAVLLDWEAEHARLQRYADLFDAADEVRIVGDGTDLRLSLAGRRMEVDAGMGNMPGGEFFGCPVETAAEGTIAFTEFPAVRAGREVRGIRLRFSGGRVVDASAESGEEFLLETLDTDAGARRIGELGIGCNPGITRHMGNVYFDEKIDGTVHLALGFGFADMGGTNESAIHWDIVKDMRAGGRIELDGKVVQESGRWIA
- a CDS encoding alkaline phosphatase family protein, producing the protein MRGTAALILYVLAAACAGCAGGGGGGSGASVGSAPPPYSSSAPPPSTPVTAPGGHRHAPIVVVFMENHGYADVVGNPCCPYETRLTHEGTLFTHFYGVAYPSKPNYLAFGGGGTFGQVGSDDPLPPVSGQSVFAQMSAHGVDWGAWAESYPGGPGHCSLVPTAPDYALRHVAPLLFADVAQTSLCNRVTAVEPRRLPAFLWVTPNMCNDDHDCPPPAGDRWLAAHVPAWLQQGAHVFITYDTGNPDTTNGGGHVYAVLVGHGVPRRADGRTLNAYSALAGVERAFQLPLLGAARSAAVVRM